Proteins encoded together in one Felis catus isolate Fca126 chromosome B3, F.catus_Fca126_mat1.0, whole genome shotgun sequence window:
- the EFS gene encoding embryonal Fyn-associated substrate isoform X4 yields MAIATSAQLARALYDNTAESPQELSFRRGDVLRVLQREGAGGLDGWCLCSLHGQQGIVPANRVKLLPAGPAPQPSLTQVLPAQHGSPHPAPEHSNEDQEVYVVPPPARPCPTLGPSPGPCPPSPDPIYKVPRGSGTQSAAPGDALEVYDVPPTALRVPSSGPYDSPASFTRPVARVASQAPEEDEAPYDVPLAPKPPSELEPDLEWEGGREPEPPLYAAPSNLKRASALLNLYEAPEELLADGEGGGTDEGIYDVPLLGPEAPPSPEPPGASASNDLDTLALLLARSPPLPHRPRLPSAESLSRRPLPALPVPEAPNPSPAPSPAPGRKGSIQDRPLPPPPPRLPGYGGPKVEGDPEGGEVEDDPAGHHNEYEGIPMAEEYDYVHLKGMDKAQGSRPLDKAFPGDPELLERGPPEQQEALSAGEPLDLPTGDLQLLHFYAGQCQSHYSALQAAVAALMSSTQANQPPPLFVPHGKRVVVAAHRLVFVGDTLGRLAASAPLRAQVGAAEKANWKCGPVERRSNGFPG; encoded by the exons ATGGCCATAGCCACGTCG GCCCAGTTGGCTCGGGCACTCTACGACAACACTGCTGAGTCCCCCCAGGAGCTGTCCTTCCGCCGAGGGGATGTTCTACGGGTACTGCAGAGGGAGGGCGCTGGTGGGCTGGACGGCTGGTGCCTCTGTTCCCTGCATGGCCAGCAGGGCATTGTGCCCGCCAACAGAGTGAAGCTCCTTCCTGCTGGCCCGGCACCCCAGCCCAGcctcacccaggtgctcccagccCAGCATGGCTCACCACATCCAGCCCCAGAGCACAGCAATGAGGACCAGGAG GTATATGTGGTACCACCCCCAGCTCGGCCCTGTCCTACCTTAGGACCTTCACCTGGACCCTGCCCGCCCTCCCCTGATCCCATCTACAAGGTCCCCAGAGGGAGTGGGACCCAATCAGCTGCCCCTGGAGATGCCTTGGAG GTCTATGATGTGCCCCCCACTGCCCTCCGAGTTCCCTCCAGTGGCCCCTACGACTCCCCTGCCTCCTTTACCCGCCCTGTAGCCCGGGTTGCCTCACAGGCTCCTGAAGAGGATGAAGCTCCCTATGATGTGCCTTTGGCCCCAAAGCCACCGTCAGAACTGGAGCCAGATCTGGAGTGGGAGGGAGGCCGGGAACCAGAGCCTCCCCTCTACGCTGCCCCCTCCAACCTGAAACGGGCATCAGCCCTGCTCAATCTGTATGAAGCACCAGAGGAACTGCTAGCAGATGGGGAAGGTGGAGGCACTGATGAGGGCATCTACGATGTGCCCCTGCTCGGGCCGGAGGCACCCCCTTCTCCAGAGCCCCCAGGAGCCTCTGCCTCCAATGACCTGGACACCTTGGCCCTGCTTCTGGCCAGAAGCCCCCCACTCCCACACAGGCCCCGTTTGCCCTCAGCTGAGAGCCTGTCCCGCCGCCCTCTGCCTGCCCTGCCTGTTCCTGAGGCCCCcaacccttccccagctccctctcctgctccaggCCGAAAGGGCAGCATCCAGGACcggcctctgcccccacccccacctcgccTGCCTGGCTACGGGGGCCCCAAGGTTGAGGGGGATCCAGAAGGTGGGGAGGTAGAGGATGATCCAGCAGGACACCACAATGAGTATGAGGGGATCCCGATGGCCGAGGAATATGACTATGTCCACCTGAAG GGCATGGATAAAGCTCAGGGATCTAGGCCCCTGGATAAAGCCTTCCCAGGGGATCCTGAACTGCTGGAGAGGGGGCCACCGGAGCAGCAG GAGGCCCTGTCTGCAGGGGAGCCGCTGGATCTGCCCACCGGAGATCTACAGCTCTTGCATTTCTACGCCGGGCAGTGCCAGAGCCACTACTCAGCACTGCAGGCAGCCGTGGCGGCCCTGATGTCCAGCACCCAGGccaaccagcccccacccctcttcGTGCCCCATGGCAAGCGGGTGGTGGTGGCCGCTCACCGCCTGGTGTTTGTTGGGGACACCCTGGGCCGGCTGGCAGCCTCTGCCCCTCTGCGAGCACAGGTCGGGGCTGCAG AGAAGGCAAATTGGAAGTGCGGTCCAGTGGAGAGAAGAAGCAATGGATTTCCTGGCTGA
- the EFS gene encoding embryonal Fyn-associated substrate isoform X3 — MAIATSAQLARALYDNTAESPQELSFRRGDVLRVLQREGAGGLDGWCLCSLHGQQGIVPANRVKLLPAGPAPQPSLTQVLPAQHGSPHPAPEHSNEDQEVYVVPPPARPCPTLGPSPGPCPPSPDPIYKVPRGSGTQSAAPGDALEVYDVPPTALRVPSSGPYDSPASFTRPVARVASQAPEEDEAPYDVPLAPKPPSELEPDLEWEGGREPEPPLYAAPSNLKRASALLNLYEAPEELLADGEGGGTDEGIYDVPLLGPEAPPSPEPPGASASNDLDTLALLLARSPPLPHRPRLPSAESLSRRPLPALPVPEAPNPSPAPSPAPGRKGSIQDRPLPPPPPRLPGYGGPKVEGDPEGGEVEDDPAGHHNEYEGIPMAEEYDYVHLKGMDKAQGSRPLDKAFPGDPELLERGPPEQQEALSAGEPLDLPTGDLQLLHFYAGQCQSHYSALQAAVAALMSSTQANQPPPLFVPHGKRVVVAAHRLVFVGDTLGRLAASAPLRAQVGAAECKEINLEIKSEVSVQVPDLPCTHVSVGKS, encoded by the exons ATGGCCATAGCCACGTCG GCCCAGTTGGCTCGGGCACTCTACGACAACACTGCTGAGTCCCCCCAGGAGCTGTCCTTCCGCCGAGGGGATGTTCTACGGGTACTGCAGAGGGAGGGCGCTGGTGGGCTGGACGGCTGGTGCCTCTGTTCCCTGCATGGCCAGCAGGGCATTGTGCCCGCCAACAGAGTGAAGCTCCTTCCTGCTGGCCCGGCACCCCAGCCCAGcctcacccaggtgctcccagccCAGCATGGCTCACCACATCCAGCCCCAGAGCACAGCAATGAGGACCAGGAG GTATATGTGGTACCACCCCCAGCTCGGCCCTGTCCTACCTTAGGACCTTCACCTGGACCCTGCCCGCCCTCCCCTGATCCCATCTACAAGGTCCCCAGAGGGAGTGGGACCCAATCAGCTGCCCCTGGAGATGCCTTGGAG GTCTATGATGTGCCCCCCACTGCCCTCCGAGTTCCCTCCAGTGGCCCCTACGACTCCCCTGCCTCCTTTACCCGCCCTGTAGCCCGGGTTGCCTCACAGGCTCCTGAAGAGGATGAAGCTCCCTATGATGTGCCTTTGGCCCCAAAGCCACCGTCAGAACTGGAGCCAGATCTGGAGTGGGAGGGAGGCCGGGAACCAGAGCCTCCCCTCTACGCTGCCCCCTCCAACCTGAAACGGGCATCAGCCCTGCTCAATCTGTATGAAGCACCAGAGGAACTGCTAGCAGATGGGGAAGGTGGAGGCACTGATGAGGGCATCTACGATGTGCCCCTGCTCGGGCCGGAGGCACCCCCTTCTCCAGAGCCCCCAGGAGCCTCTGCCTCCAATGACCTGGACACCTTGGCCCTGCTTCTGGCCAGAAGCCCCCCACTCCCACACAGGCCCCGTTTGCCCTCAGCTGAGAGCCTGTCCCGCCGCCCTCTGCCTGCCCTGCCTGTTCCTGAGGCCCCcaacccttccccagctccctctcctgctccaggCCGAAAGGGCAGCATCCAGGACcggcctctgcccccacccccacctcgccTGCCTGGCTACGGGGGCCCCAAGGTTGAGGGGGATCCAGAAGGTGGGGAGGTAGAGGATGATCCAGCAGGACACCACAATGAGTATGAGGGGATCCCGATGGCCGAGGAATATGACTATGTCCACCTGAAG GGCATGGATAAAGCTCAGGGATCTAGGCCCCTGGATAAAGCCTTCCCAGGGGATCCTGAACTGCTGGAGAGGGGGCCACCGGAGCAGCAG GAGGCCCTGTCTGCAGGGGAGCCGCTGGATCTGCCCACCGGAGATCTACAGCTCTTGCATTTCTACGCCGGGCAGTGCCAGAGCCACTACTCAGCACTGCAGGCAGCCGTGGCGGCCCTGATGTCCAGCACCCAGGccaaccagcccccacccctcttcGTGCCCCATGGCAAGCGGGTGGTGGTGGCCGCTCACCGCCTGGTGTTTGTTGGGGACACCCTGGGCCGGCTGGCAGCCTCTGCCCCTCTGCGAGCACAGGTCGGGGCTGCAG AATGTAAAGAGATCAACCTGGAAATCAAGTCAGAGGTTTCAGTGCAAGTCCCAGATCTGCCATGTACCCATGTGTCTGTGGGTAAATCCT AG
- the EFS gene encoding embryonal Fyn-associated substrate isoform X2 — MAIATSAQLARALYDNTAESPQELSFRRGDVLRVLQREGAGGLDGWCLCSLHGQQGIVPANRVKLLPAGPAPQPSLTQVLPAQHGSPHPAPEHSNEDQEVYVVPPPARPCPTLGPSPGPCPPSPDPIYKVPRGSGTQSAAPGDALEVYDVPPTALRVPSSGPYDSPASFTRPVARVASQAPEEDEAPYDVPLAPKPPSELEPDLEWEGGREPEPPLYAAPSNLKRASALLNLYEAPEELLADGEGGGTDEGIYDVPLLGPEAPPSPEPPGASASNDLDTLALLLARSPPLPHRPRLPSAESLSRRPLPALPVPEAPNPSPAPSPAPGRKGSIQDRPLPPPPPRLPGYGGPKVEGDPEGGEVEDDPAGHHNEYEGIPMAEEYDYVHLKGMDKAQGSRPLDKAFPGDPELLERGPPEQQEALSAGEPLDLPTGDLQLLHFYAGQCQSHYSALQAAVAALMSSTQANQPPPLFVPHGKRVVVAAHRLVFVGDTLGRLAASAPLRAQVGAAECKEINLEIKSEVSVQVPDLPCTHVSVGKSCESL; from the exons ATGGCCATAGCCACGTCG GCCCAGTTGGCTCGGGCACTCTACGACAACACTGCTGAGTCCCCCCAGGAGCTGTCCTTCCGCCGAGGGGATGTTCTACGGGTACTGCAGAGGGAGGGCGCTGGTGGGCTGGACGGCTGGTGCCTCTGTTCCCTGCATGGCCAGCAGGGCATTGTGCCCGCCAACAGAGTGAAGCTCCTTCCTGCTGGCCCGGCACCCCAGCCCAGcctcacccaggtgctcccagccCAGCATGGCTCACCACATCCAGCCCCAGAGCACAGCAATGAGGACCAGGAG GTATATGTGGTACCACCCCCAGCTCGGCCCTGTCCTACCTTAGGACCTTCACCTGGACCCTGCCCGCCCTCCCCTGATCCCATCTACAAGGTCCCCAGAGGGAGTGGGACCCAATCAGCTGCCCCTGGAGATGCCTTGGAG GTCTATGATGTGCCCCCCACTGCCCTCCGAGTTCCCTCCAGTGGCCCCTACGACTCCCCTGCCTCCTTTACCCGCCCTGTAGCCCGGGTTGCCTCACAGGCTCCTGAAGAGGATGAAGCTCCCTATGATGTGCCTTTGGCCCCAAAGCCACCGTCAGAACTGGAGCCAGATCTGGAGTGGGAGGGAGGCCGGGAACCAGAGCCTCCCCTCTACGCTGCCCCCTCCAACCTGAAACGGGCATCAGCCCTGCTCAATCTGTATGAAGCACCAGAGGAACTGCTAGCAGATGGGGAAGGTGGAGGCACTGATGAGGGCATCTACGATGTGCCCCTGCTCGGGCCGGAGGCACCCCCTTCTCCAGAGCCCCCAGGAGCCTCTGCCTCCAATGACCTGGACACCTTGGCCCTGCTTCTGGCCAGAAGCCCCCCACTCCCACACAGGCCCCGTTTGCCCTCAGCTGAGAGCCTGTCCCGCCGCCCTCTGCCTGCCCTGCCTGTTCCTGAGGCCCCcaacccttccccagctccctctcctgctccaggCCGAAAGGGCAGCATCCAGGACcggcctctgcccccacccccacctcgccTGCCTGGCTACGGGGGCCCCAAGGTTGAGGGGGATCCAGAAGGTGGGGAGGTAGAGGATGATCCAGCAGGACACCACAATGAGTATGAGGGGATCCCGATGGCCGAGGAATATGACTATGTCCACCTGAAG GGCATGGATAAAGCTCAGGGATCTAGGCCCCTGGATAAAGCCTTCCCAGGGGATCCTGAACTGCTGGAGAGGGGGCCACCGGAGCAGCAG GAGGCCCTGTCTGCAGGGGAGCCGCTGGATCTGCCCACCGGAGATCTACAGCTCTTGCATTTCTACGCCGGGCAGTGCCAGAGCCACTACTCAGCACTGCAGGCAGCCGTGGCGGCCCTGATGTCCAGCACCCAGGccaaccagcccccacccctcttcGTGCCCCATGGCAAGCGGGTGGTGGTGGCCGCTCACCGCCTGGTGTTTGTTGGGGACACCCTGGGCCGGCTGGCAGCCTCTGCCCCTCTGCGAGCACAGGTCGGGGCTGCAG AATGTAAAGAGATCAACCTGGAAATCAAGTCAGAGGTTTCAGTGCAAGTCCCAGATCTGCCATGTACCCATGTGTCTGTGGGTAAATCCTGTGAGTCCCTCTGA
- the EFS gene encoding embryonal Fyn-associated substrate isoform X5, producing MAIATSAQLARALYDNTAESPQELSFRRGDVLRVLQREGAGGLDGWCLCSLHGQQGIVPANRVKLLPAGPAPQPSLTQVLPAQHGSPHPAPEHSNEDQEVYVVPPPARPCPTLGPSPGPCPPSPDPIYKVPRGSGTQSAAPGDALEVYDVPPTALRVPSSGPYDSPASFTRPVARVASQAPEEDEAPYDVPLAPKPPSELEPDLEWEGGREPEPPLYAAPSNLKRASALLNLYEAPEELLADGEGGGTDEGIYDVPLLGPEAPPSPEPPGASASNDLDTLALLLARSPPLPHRPRLPSAESLSRRPLPALPVPEAPNPSPAPSPAPGRKGSIQDRPLPPPPPRLPGYGGPKVEGDPEGGEVEDDPAGHHNEYEGIPMAEEYDYVHLKGMDKAQGSRPLDKAFPGDPELLERGPPEQQEALSAGEPLDLPTGDLQLLHFYAGQCQSHYSALQAAVAALMSSTQANQPPPLFVPHGKRVVVAAHRLVFVGDTLGRLAASAPLRAQVGAAGRM from the exons ATGGCCATAGCCACGTCG GCCCAGTTGGCTCGGGCACTCTACGACAACACTGCTGAGTCCCCCCAGGAGCTGTCCTTCCGCCGAGGGGATGTTCTACGGGTACTGCAGAGGGAGGGCGCTGGTGGGCTGGACGGCTGGTGCCTCTGTTCCCTGCATGGCCAGCAGGGCATTGTGCCCGCCAACAGAGTGAAGCTCCTTCCTGCTGGCCCGGCACCCCAGCCCAGcctcacccaggtgctcccagccCAGCATGGCTCACCACATCCAGCCCCAGAGCACAGCAATGAGGACCAGGAG GTATATGTGGTACCACCCCCAGCTCGGCCCTGTCCTACCTTAGGACCTTCACCTGGACCCTGCCCGCCCTCCCCTGATCCCATCTACAAGGTCCCCAGAGGGAGTGGGACCCAATCAGCTGCCCCTGGAGATGCCTTGGAG GTCTATGATGTGCCCCCCACTGCCCTCCGAGTTCCCTCCAGTGGCCCCTACGACTCCCCTGCCTCCTTTACCCGCCCTGTAGCCCGGGTTGCCTCACAGGCTCCTGAAGAGGATGAAGCTCCCTATGATGTGCCTTTGGCCCCAAAGCCACCGTCAGAACTGGAGCCAGATCTGGAGTGGGAGGGAGGCCGGGAACCAGAGCCTCCCCTCTACGCTGCCCCCTCCAACCTGAAACGGGCATCAGCCCTGCTCAATCTGTATGAAGCACCAGAGGAACTGCTAGCAGATGGGGAAGGTGGAGGCACTGATGAGGGCATCTACGATGTGCCCCTGCTCGGGCCGGAGGCACCCCCTTCTCCAGAGCCCCCAGGAGCCTCTGCCTCCAATGACCTGGACACCTTGGCCCTGCTTCTGGCCAGAAGCCCCCCACTCCCACACAGGCCCCGTTTGCCCTCAGCTGAGAGCCTGTCCCGCCGCCCTCTGCCTGCCCTGCCTGTTCCTGAGGCCCCcaacccttccccagctccctctcctgctccaggCCGAAAGGGCAGCATCCAGGACcggcctctgcccccacccccacctcgccTGCCTGGCTACGGGGGCCCCAAGGTTGAGGGGGATCCAGAAGGTGGGGAGGTAGAGGATGATCCAGCAGGACACCACAATGAGTATGAGGGGATCCCGATGGCCGAGGAATATGACTATGTCCACCTGAAG GGCATGGATAAAGCTCAGGGATCTAGGCCCCTGGATAAAGCCTTCCCAGGGGATCCTGAACTGCTGGAGAGGGGGCCACCGGAGCAGCAG GAGGCCCTGTCTGCAGGGGAGCCGCTGGATCTGCCCACCGGAGATCTACAGCTCTTGCATTTCTACGCCGGGCAGTGCCAGAGCCACTACTCAGCACTGCAGGCAGCCGTGGCGGCCCTGATGTCCAGCACCCAGGccaaccagcccccacccctcttcGTGCCCCATGGCAAGCGGGTGGTGGTGGCCGCTCACCGCCTGGTGTTTGTTGGGGACACCCTGGGCCGGCTGGCAGCCTCTGCCCCTCTGCGAGCACAGGTCGGGGCTGCAG GAAGAATGTAA
- the EFS gene encoding embryonal Fyn-associated substrate isoform X1, protein MAIATSAQLARALYDNTAESPQELSFRRGDVLRVLQREGAGGLDGWCLCSLHGQQGIVPANRVKLLPAGPAPQPSLTQVLPAQHGSPHPAPEHSNEDQEVYVVPPPARPCPTLGPSPGPCPPSPDPIYKVPRGSGTQSAAPGDALEVYDVPPTALRVPSSGPYDSPASFTRPVARVASQAPEEDEAPYDVPLAPKPPSELEPDLEWEGGREPEPPLYAAPSNLKRASALLNLYEAPEELLADGEGGGTDEGIYDVPLLGPEAPPSPEPPGASASNDLDTLALLLARSPPLPHRPRLPSAESLSRRPLPALPVPEAPNPSPAPSPAPGRKGSIQDRPLPPPPPRLPGYGGPKVEGDPEGGEVEDDPAGHHNEYEGIPMAEEYDYVHLKGMDKAQGSRPLDKAFPGDPELLERGPPEQQEALSAGEPLDLPTGDLQLLHFYAGQCQSHYSALQAAVAALMSSTQANQPPPLFVPHGKRVVVAAHRLVFVGDTLGRLAASAPLRAQVGAAGTALGQALRATVLAVKGAALGYPSRLAAQEMTQRVAELAGQALQFTTLLSSLAP, encoded by the exons ATGGCCATAGCCACGTCG GCCCAGTTGGCTCGGGCACTCTACGACAACACTGCTGAGTCCCCCCAGGAGCTGTCCTTCCGCCGAGGGGATGTTCTACGGGTACTGCAGAGGGAGGGCGCTGGTGGGCTGGACGGCTGGTGCCTCTGTTCCCTGCATGGCCAGCAGGGCATTGTGCCCGCCAACAGAGTGAAGCTCCTTCCTGCTGGCCCGGCACCCCAGCCCAGcctcacccaggtgctcccagccCAGCATGGCTCACCACATCCAGCCCCAGAGCACAGCAATGAGGACCAGGAG GTATATGTGGTACCACCCCCAGCTCGGCCCTGTCCTACCTTAGGACCTTCACCTGGACCCTGCCCGCCCTCCCCTGATCCCATCTACAAGGTCCCCAGAGGGAGTGGGACCCAATCAGCTGCCCCTGGAGATGCCTTGGAG GTCTATGATGTGCCCCCCACTGCCCTCCGAGTTCCCTCCAGTGGCCCCTACGACTCCCCTGCCTCCTTTACCCGCCCTGTAGCCCGGGTTGCCTCACAGGCTCCTGAAGAGGATGAAGCTCCCTATGATGTGCCTTTGGCCCCAAAGCCACCGTCAGAACTGGAGCCAGATCTGGAGTGGGAGGGAGGCCGGGAACCAGAGCCTCCCCTCTACGCTGCCCCCTCCAACCTGAAACGGGCATCAGCCCTGCTCAATCTGTATGAAGCACCAGAGGAACTGCTAGCAGATGGGGAAGGTGGAGGCACTGATGAGGGCATCTACGATGTGCCCCTGCTCGGGCCGGAGGCACCCCCTTCTCCAGAGCCCCCAGGAGCCTCTGCCTCCAATGACCTGGACACCTTGGCCCTGCTTCTGGCCAGAAGCCCCCCACTCCCACACAGGCCCCGTTTGCCCTCAGCTGAGAGCCTGTCCCGCCGCCCTCTGCCTGCCCTGCCTGTTCCTGAGGCCCCcaacccttccccagctccctctcctgctccaggCCGAAAGGGCAGCATCCAGGACcggcctctgcccccacccccacctcgccTGCCTGGCTACGGGGGCCCCAAGGTTGAGGGGGATCCAGAAGGTGGGGAGGTAGAGGATGATCCAGCAGGACACCACAATGAGTATGAGGGGATCCCGATGGCCGAGGAATATGACTATGTCCACCTGAAG GGCATGGATAAAGCTCAGGGATCTAGGCCCCTGGATAAAGCCTTCCCAGGGGATCCTGAACTGCTGGAGAGGGGGCCACCGGAGCAGCAG GAGGCCCTGTCTGCAGGGGAGCCGCTGGATCTGCCCACCGGAGATCTACAGCTCTTGCATTTCTACGCCGGGCAGTGCCAGAGCCACTACTCAGCACTGCAGGCAGCCGTGGCGGCCCTGATGTCCAGCACCCAGGccaaccagcccccacccctcttcGTGCCCCATGGCAAGCGGGTGGTGGTGGCCGCTCACCGCCTGGTGTTTGTTGGGGACACCCTGGGCCGGCTGGCAGCCTCTGCCCCTCTGCGAGCACAGGTCGGGGCTGCAGGTACAGCGCTGGGCCAGGCATTGCGAGCCACTGTGCTGGCTGTCAAGGGGGCCGCCCTGGGCTACCCATCCCGCCTTGCGGCCCAAGAGATGACACAGCGTGTGGCAGAGCTGGCAGGGCAGGCCCTGCAGTTCACCACTCTACTCTCCAGCCTGGCCCCCTGA
- the EFS gene encoding embryonal Fyn-associated substrate isoform X6, protein MFYGVKLLPAGPAPQPSLTQVLPAQHGSPHPAPEHSNEDQEVYVVPPPARPCPTLGPSPGPCPPSPDPIYKVPRGSGTQSAAPGDALEVYDVPPTALRVPSSGPYDSPASFTRPVARVASQAPEEDEAPYDVPLAPKPPSELEPDLEWEGGREPEPPLYAAPSNLKRASALLNLYEAPEELLADGEGGGTDEGIYDVPLLGPEAPPSPEPPGASASNDLDTLALLLARSPPLPHRPRLPSAESLSRRPLPALPVPEAPNPSPAPSPAPGRKGSIQDRPLPPPPPRLPGYGGPKVEGDPEGGEVEDDPAGHHNEYEGIPMAEEYDYVHLKGMDKAQGSRPLDKAFPGDPELLERGPPEQQEALSAGEPLDLPTGDLQLLHFYAGQCQSHYSALQAAVAALMSSTQANQPPPLFVPHGKRVVVAAHRLVFVGDTLGRLAASAPLRAQVGAAGTALGQALRATVLAVKGAALGYPSRLAAQEMTQRVAELAGQALQFTTLLSSLAP, encoded by the exons ATGTTCTACGG AGTGAAGCTCCTTCCTGCTGGCCCGGCACCCCAGCCCAGcctcacccaggtgctcccagccCAGCATGGCTCACCACATCCAGCCCCAGAGCACAGCAATGAGGACCAGGAG GTATATGTGGTACCACCCCCAGCTCGGCCCTGTCCTACCTTAGGACCTTCACCTGGACCCTGCCCGCCCTCCCCTGATCCCATCTACAAGGTCCCCAGAGGGAGTGGGACCCAATCAGCTGCCCCTGGAGATGCCTTGGAG GTCTATGATGTGCCCCCCACTGCCCTCCGAGTTCCCTCCAGTGGCCCCTACGACTCCCCTGCCTCCTTTACCCGCCCTGTAGCCCGGGTTGCCTCACAGGCTCCTGAAGAGGATGAAGCTCCCTATGATGTGCCTTTGGCCCCAAAGCCACCGTCAGAACTGGAGCCAGATCTGGAGTGGGAGGGAGGCCGGGAACCAGAGCCTCCCCTCTACGCTGCCCCCTCCAACCTGAAACGGGCATCAGCCCTGCTCAATCTGTATGAAGCACCAGAGGAACTGCTAGCAGATGGGGAAGGTGGAGGCACTGATGAGGGCATCTACGATGTGCCCCTGCTCGGGCCGGAGGCACCCCCTTCTCCAGAGCCCCCAGGAGCCTCTGCCTCCAATGACCTGGACACCTTGGCCCTGCTTCTGGCCAGAAGCCCCCCACTCCCACACAGGCCCCGTTTGCCCTCAGCTGAGAGCCTGTCCCGCCGCCCTCTGCCTGCCCTGCCTGTTCCTGAGGCCCCcaacccttccccagctccctctcctgctccaggCCGAAAGGGCAGCATCCAGGACcggcctctgcccccacccccacctcgccTGCCTGGCTACGGGGGCCCCAAGGTTGAGGGGGATCCAGAAGGTGGGGAGGTAGAGGATGATCCAGCAGGACACCACAATGAGTATGAGGGGATCCCGATGGCCGAGGAATATGACTATGTCCACCTGAAG GGCATGGATAAAGCTCAGGGATCTAGGCCCCTGGATAAAGCCTTCCCAGGGGATCCTGAACTGCTGGAGAGGGGGCCACCGGAGCAGCAG GAGGCCCTGTCTGCAGGGGAGCCGCTGGATCTGCCCACCGGAGATCTACAGCTCTTGCATTTCTACGCCGGGCAGTGCCAGAGCCACTACTCAGCACTGCAGGCAGCCGTGGCGGCCCTGATGTCCAGCACCCAGGccaaccagcccccacccctcttcGTGCCCCATGGCAAGCGGGTGGTGGTGGCCGCTCACCGCCTGGTGTTTGTTGGGGACACCCTGGGCCGGCTGGCAGCCTCTGCCCCTCTGCGAGCACAGGTCGGGGCTGCAGGTACAGCGCTGGGCCAGGCATTGCGAGCCACTGTGCTGGCTGTCAAGGGGGCCGCCCTGGGCTACCCATCCCGCCTTGCGGCCCAAGAGATGACACAGCGTGTGGCAGAGCTGGCAGGGCAGGCCCTGCAGTTCACCACTCTACTCTCCAGCCTGGCCCCCTGA